A single genomic interval of Acidobacteriota bacterium harbors:
- a CDS encoding lytic transglycosylase domain-containing protein, producing the protein MSRLFVASFILLACTLAASAQNPLTPPERSPIPLTSDEQERRLKEERERNKLPVQPNTAAASTIKIPTAVLSGNISSGNAEIDLIVMQAARQFALDPYLIFSLMRQESSFNRGAVSPKGASGLMQLMPATAARFGVKNIFDVRENIFGGSRYLRWLLDRFNGDVRLALAGYNAGEGAVEFYGNKIPPFYETQNYVRIIYTRYANLRLGGVPSPVISEPAKPSAATAEKAPTYNQIIVFTSSSGDGKTAKMQ; encoded by the coding sequence ATGTCGAGATTATTTGTTGCATCATTCATCCTATTGGCTTGTACGCTTGCCGCGTCGGCGCAAAACCCTTTGACGCCGCCTGAACGTTCGCCCATTCCGCTGACCAGTGATGAACAGGAACGCCGTTTAAAAGAGGAACGTGAAAGGAATAAACTGCCTGTTCAACCCAATACTGCTGCGGCAAGTACCATCAAAATTCCTACAGCCGTATTGAGCGGCAATATCTCATCGGGCAATGCCGAGATTGATTTGATTGTCATGCAGGCAGCCAGACAATTTGCCCTCGACCCCTATTTGATTTTTTCATTGATGCGTCAGGAATCAAGTTTCAATCGCGGCGCGGTTTCACCGAAAGGCGCATCGGGCTTGATGCAGTTGATGCCGGCGACGGCGGCGCGTTTCGGGGTAAAGAATATTTTCGATGTGCGGGAAAACATTTTCGGCGGTTCGCGATATTTGCGCTGGCTGCTGGATCGTTTCAATGGCGATGTGCGACTGGCGCTTGCCGGTTACAATGCCGGTGAAGGCGCTGTTGAGTTTTATGGCAATAAAATCCCGCCGTTTTATGAAACGCAAAATTATGTCCGCATCATTTATACGCGCTACGCCAATTTGCGTCTCGGCGGCGTGCCCTCACCGGTAATTTCGGAACCTGCAAAACCCTCTGCGGCGACGGCGGAAAAAGCTCCCACATATAATCAGATTATCGTCTTTACTTCATCAAGCGGCGATGGCAAAACCGCCAAAATGCAGTAA
- a CDS encoding SLBB domain-containing protein, producing the protein MQRNVKRFTMRQVRFLNDFSFRVGVLGILLLANGFSGIAQQPQAKPQAPAAPTSKPATTSGAAPSSEIFVVSQDDYRIGISDVLEIVIEDAPELSKTYTIETVGGFTMPVVGKVVAVNKTPEEVSNFIRETLIKEDYLKDPHLSITVKEYNSRQYFIQGMIKNPGVYKVRGQLTLFKLISIAGGVADNHGALAQIVRNRPASAAMSSPSAVAEPVGQSQNTEAAQEPVGNYELLTANINGLLYKGQFDKDVVLQPGDIVNIPRSNIFFIGGEVNAQGQYPLSEGTTLRQAIAFAGGTKPKAATSKAVIFRRSREDGKQMEIPVNIDDVMKGKNDIALQADDFIVVPSSKMKAFGLTLLNMVGAPLVLRGTY; encoded by the coding sequence ATGCAGAGAAATGTCAAAAGATTTACCATGCGACAAGTTAGATTTTTGAATGATTTTTCATTCCGGGTTGGCGTGTTGGGCATTTTATTATTGGCTAACGGGTTTTCGGGAATCGCCCAGCAACCGCAAGCGAAACCGCAAGCGCCCGCCGCGCCGACCAGTAAGCCTGCGACCACAAGCGGCGCTGCTCCGTCTTCAGAAATTTTCGTAGTATCGCAAGATGATTATCGCATCGGCATCAGCGATGTTTTAGAGATTGTCATCGAAGACGCGCCGGAACTTTCAAAAACTTACACCATTGAAACGGTCGGCGGCTTTACTATGCCTGTGGTTGGTAAAGTCGTGGCGGTAAACAAAACGCCGGAAGAAGTTTCCAATTTTATTCGCGAAACTTTAATCAAAGAGGACTATCTCAAAGACCCGCACCTGAGCATTACGGTCAAAGAATACAACAGCCGTCAGTATTTCATTCAAGGCATGATAAAAAATCCGGGCGTGTACAAAGTGCGCGGGCAATTGACCCTGTTCAAATTGATTTCGATTGCCGGTGGGGTAGCCGATAATCATGGGGCGTTGGCGCAAATCGTCCGCAACCGACCGGCATCGGCTGCAATGTCCAGTCCGTCAGCGGTAGCCGAACCGGTTGGGCAATCTCAAAATACCGAAGCCGCACAGGAACCGGTTGGCAATTATGAGTTGCTCACCGCCAACATCAACGGACTGCTTTATAAAGGTCAGTTCGATAAAGATGTCGTCTTACAACCCGGTGACATTGTCAACATTCCACGCTCCAATATCTTTTTCATCGGCGGCGAAGTGAATGCGCAGGGGCAATATCCTTTGAGCGAAGGCACAACCTTGAGGCAGGCAATCGCTTTTGCGGGTGGCACCAAACCGAAAGCGGCGACCTCGAAAGCGGTGATTTTTCGCCGTTCGCGGGAAGACGGCAAACAGATGGAGATTCCGGTCAACATCGATGACGTGATGAAAGGTAAAAACGACATCGCGTTGCAGGCGGACGATTTTATTGTTGTCCCCAGCAGTAAAATGAAAGCTTTCGGCTTAACCTTACTGAATATGGTGGGCGCGCCGTTGGTGCTGCGCGGAACCTATTAG
- a CDS encoding O-antigen ligase family protein, with the protein MRKIFDNLAVAIFLLTVMFTALAQGTVEAWSRAIFELLVVILALVWAGKIVVEKKLAIQLPDTALPLFSFFLLGVFQCLAFTGASGEIASLSRDVEATRNTVFLFLFLLGAFLIAANFFVEAGRLRLLANFLVIYGFALAMFALLQHFTWNGKFYWVRANTQSASPFGPFVNHNHYSGYMELLIPVAIALAMDKAAKSEARIFYGFAAFVMMVSAVAALSRGGFISLAATALFIGLCKLFAHSKARAYQDARAAWHGRQAKPGLRLLKTSALLAAVCAVALLGLMWIGPDRFLGRVTGGQLVSSNQGEESFFTSRGWIWRDTLLMIKAHPLLGVGLGAYETAYATYSVSDTVLLVGQAHNDYLQVLADAGVVGGALVIWFLVMMFKQILTGLQARESFKRALALGSGAGIFAILVHSFFDFNLQIPSSSLVFLTLLAMLGQTAKKTMTEGRALQTV; encoded by the coding sequence ATGCGAAAAATTTTTGATAACCTGGCGGTTGCCATTTTTTTATTGACCGTGATGTTTACGGCGCTTGCGCAAGGCACGGTCGAAGCCTGGTCAAGGGCGATCTTTGAACTTCTGGTGGTGATATTGGCGCTCGTCTGGGCGGGCAAAATAGTGGTTGAAAAAAAACTTGCCATTCAATTGCCGGATACGGCATTGCCCTTATTTAGCTTCTTTTTACTCGGCGTCTTCCAATGTCTGGCGTTTACCGGCGCGAGTGGCGAAATCGCGAGCCTTTCGCGTGATGTTGAAGCGACGCGCAATACGGTTTTTTTATTTCTGTTTTTACTCGGCGCTTTTTTGATTGCCGCAAATTTTTTTGTTGAAGCCGGGCGGCTTCGCCTGCTTGCCAATTTTCTGGTGATTTACGGATTTGCGCTGGCGATGTTTGCTTTGCTGCAACATTTCACCTGGAACGGCAAATTTTACTGGGTGCGTGCCAACACCCAGAGCGCCTCGCCGTTTGGTCCCTTCGTCAATCACAATCATTATTCGGGCTATATGGAACTGCTCATTCCGGTGGCAATCGCCCTGGCAATGGATAAAGCAGCGAAATCCGAAGCGCGAATTTTTTACGGGTTTGCCGCTTTTGTGATGATGGTATCGGCAGTCGCGGCGCTGTCGCGCGGCGGCTTCATCAGCCTTGCGGCAACCGCGTTATTTATCGGCTTGTGTAAATTGTTCGCGCATTCAAAAGCGCGCGCTTATCAAGATGCGAGGGCAGCGTGGCATGGGCGACAAGCAAAACCGGGACTTCGGCTTTTGAAGACCTCAGCTTTGCTCGCAGCAGTATGCGCAGTGGCGCTGTTAGGGTTGATGTGGATTGGCCCCGACAGATTTTTAGGGCGGGTTACCGGCGGACAACTCGTCAGCAGTAATCAGGGGGAAGAGAGTTTTTTTACCAGTCGCGGCTGGATTTGGCGCGATACGCTGCTGATGATTAAAGCGCATCCGTTGCTCGGTGTCGGACTCGGCGCATACGAAACCGCTTATGCGACTTACAGTGTAAGCGACACGGTTTTATTGGTTGGGCAGGCGCATAACGATTATTTGCAGGTTCTGGCAGATGCCGGGGTTGTAGGCGGCGCATTGGTAATCTGGTTTCTGGTCATGATGTTCAAACAGATTTTAACGGGTTTGCAAGCGCGCGAATCGTTTAAACGCGCGCTGGCGCTCGGCAGTGGCGCAGGAATTTTTGCGATTCTGGTGCATAGCTTTTTCGATTTCAATCTGCAAATTCCCTCGAGTTCACTGGTGTTTTTAACCTTGCTTGCGATGCTCGGACAAACAGCGAAAAAAACCATGACGGAAGGACGCGCGCTGCAAACGGTTTAA